From the genome of Pelodiscus sinensis isolate JC-2024 chromosome 12, ASM4963464v1, whole genome shotgun sequence, one region includes:
- the PSMD7 gene encoding 26S proteasome non-ATPase regulatory subunit 7 — translation MPELAVERVVVHPLVLLSVVDHFNRIGKVGNQKRVVGVLLGSWQKKILDVSNSFAVPFDEDDKDDSVWFLDHDYLENMYGMFKKVNARERIVGWYHTGPKLHKNDIAINELMKRYCPNSVLVIIDVKPKDLGLPTEAYISVEEVHDDGTPTSKTFEHVTSEIGAEEAEEVGVEHLLRDIKDTTVGTLSQRITNQVHGLKGLNSKLLDIRSYLEKVAMGKLPINHQIIYQLQDVFNLLPDVNLQEFVKAFYLKTNDQMVVVYLASLIRSVVALHNLINNKIANRDAEKKEGQEKEESKKERKDEKEKDKEKGDGKKEEKKEKK, via the exons ATGCCGGAGCTGGCGGTGGAGCGGGTGGTGGTTCACCCGCTGGTGCTGCTCAGCGTGGTGGATCATTTCAACAG AATAGGAAAAGTTGGAAATCAAAAGCGAGTTGTTGGAGTGTTGCTGGGCTCTTGGCAGAAGAAAATATTAGACGTTTCCAACAGTTTTGCAG TCCCTTTTGATGAGGATGATAAAGATGACTCTGTGTGGTTTCTAGACCATGATTATCTGGAGAACATGTATGGAATGTTTAAAAAAGTCAATG CCAGGGAAAGAATTGTTGGTTGGTACCACACAGGCCCCAAGCTGCACAAAAATGACATTGCCATCAATGAACTAATGAAGAGATATTGTCCTAATTCT GTGTTGGTAATTATTGATGTAAAACCAAAGGACCTGGGCCTGCCAACAGAAGCCTATATTTCAGTTGAAGAAGTTCATGAT GATGGAACGCCAACCTCCAAGACTTTTGAACACGTGACCAGTGAAATTGGAGCTGAGGAAGCAGAGGAAGTTGGTGTTGAACACTTGTTACG AGATATTAAAGACACAACAGTGGGCACTCTGTCCCAGCGCATCACAAACCAAGTCCATGGTTTGAAGGGACTGAACTCCAAGCTTCTGGATATCAGGAGCTACCTAGAAAAAGTGGCCATGGGCAAACTCCCCATCAATCACCAGATCATCTACCAGCTTCAGGATGTCTTCAACCTCCTGCCAGATGTCAACCTGCAGGAGTTTGTGAAGGCCTTTTACCTGAAGACCAATGACCAGATGGTGGTGGTCTACTTGGCTTCTCTTATCCGGTCTGTGGTTGCCCTACACAACCTCATCAACAACAAGATTGCCAACAGAGATGCAGAGAAGAAGGAAggtcaggagaaggaggagagcaaaaaggagaggaaagatgagaaggagaaagacaaagAGAAAGGTGATGGcaagaaagaggagaaaaaagagaaaaaatga